One Prunus dulcis chromosome 7, ALMONDv2, whole genome shotgun sequence DNA segment encodes these proteins:
- the LOC117633629 gene encoding protein CbbX → MQRYPDQRSRSAKPVTIHGYAQSGDLLGFQKLLRENPSLLNERNAIMAQTPLHVSAGYNKAEIVKFLLDWQGPDKVELEARNMYGETPLHMAAKNGCNDAARLLLVHGAFIEAKANNGMTPLHLAVWYSLRAEEFSTVKTLLEYNADCSAMDDEGMTPLNHLSKGRENGKLQALLLSHFEEQRRRRAIEACSETKAKMDELENELSNIVGLHELKVQLRKWAKGMLLDERRKALGLKVGTRRPPHMAFLGNPGTGKTMVARILGRLLHMVGILPTDKVTEVQRTDLVGEFVGHTGPKTRRKIKDAEGGILFVDEAYRLIPMQKADDKDYGLEALEEIMSVMDSGKIVVIFAGYSEPMNRVIASNEGFCRRVTKFFNFSDFSSEDLAKILHIKMNNQTEESLLYGFQLHSSCSVEAVAELIRRETTEKQCKEMNGGLVDTMLVNARESLDLRLNFDCIDTDELRTITLEDLQAGLRILSQ, encoded by the exons ATGCAGAGGTATCCAGATCAACGGTCAAGATCTGCCAAGCCCGTCACCATTCATGGCTACGCTCAGTCTGGGGACCTTCTTGGGTTTCAGAAGCTGCTCCGGGAAAACCCATCTCTTCTAAACGAAAGAAATGCCATC ATGGCACAAACTCCACTTCATGTTTCTGCTGGTTACAATAAGGCTGAGATAGTTAAATTTCTTCTTGATTGGCAAGGGCCAGATAAGGTTGAGTTGGAAGCCAGGAACATG TATGGAGAAACACCATTGCACATGGCAGCTAAGAATGGATGCAATGATGCTGCACGGTTGCTTCTTGTTCACGGTGCTTTTATTGAAGCCAAAGCAAAT AATGGAATGACACCATTACACCTTGCTGTGTGGTACTCACTTCGAGCAGAAGAGTTCTCAACTGTCAAAACATTACTTGAGTACAATGCTGATTGCAGTGCCATGGACGAT GAGGGTATGACTCCCCTAAATCACCTTTCAAAAGGCCGTGAAAATGGAAAGCTGCAGGCACTATTACTGTCTCACTTTGAAGAGCAGAGGAGGAGAAGAGCAATTGAAGCATGCAGCGAAACTAAAGCTAAGATGgatgaacttgaaaatgaatTATCAAATATTGTTGGTTTGCATGAGCTCAAGGTACAACTACGGAAATGGGCAAAGGGGATGCTTTTGGATGAGAGGCGTAAGGCCCTTGGGCTGAAAGTTGGCACAAGGAGACCCCCTCATATGGCGTTTCTTGGCAATCCTGGAACAG GTAAGACAATGGTAGCTCGAATTCTTGGAAGATTACTCCATATGGTGGGAATTCTACCTACTGACAAAGTAACAGAAGTACAGCGAACTGATTTGGTTGGGGAATTTGTTGGTCATACTGGACCAAAAACTAGGAGGAAG ATTAAAGACGCAGAGGGAGGAATTCTTTTTGTAGATGAAGCTTATCGACTAATACCTATGCAGAAGGCAGACGATAAAGACTATGGTTTGGAAGCATTGGAAGAGATCATGTCTGTCATGGATAGTGGAAAAATTGTAGTCATATTTGCGGGATATAGCGAACCAATGAATCGAGTAATTGCTTCCAATGAAGGTTTCTGCCGGCGTGTGACcaagtttttcaattttagcGACTTCAGTTCTGAAGACCTAGCAAAGATTCTCCATATCAAGATGAACAATCAAACAGAGGAAAGCTTGTTGTATGGGTTTCAGTTACATTCTTCTTGCAGTGTAGAAGCGGTTGCAGAACTGATTCGACGAGAGACAACAGAAAAGCAGTGTAAGGAGATGAATGGAGGTTTAGTGGATACGATGTTAGTTAATGCTAGAGAAAGTTTGGACCTTAGGCTTAATTTTGACTGTATAGACACAGATGAACTTAGAACAATCACCCTAGAGGATTTACAAGCAGGCCTTCGGATTTTGTCACAATGA
- the LOC117633642 gene encoding 60S ribosomal protein L37-3-like yields MSKGTASFGKRRNKTHTLCVRCGRRSFHLQKSRCASCGFPSSRIRKYNWSVKAIGRKTTGTGRMRYLRHVAVRFKFNFREGTEAGPRKKRASSSSQASSL; encoded by the exons ATG AGCAAAGGAACGGCAAGCTTCGGGAAGAGGAGGAACAAGACCCACACGCTGTGCGTGCGGTGCGGCCGCCGTAGCTTCCACCTTCAGAAGAGCCGTTGCGCCTCCTGTGGCTTCCCTTCCAGCCGTATCAGAAAAT ataACTGGAGCGTGAAGGCGATCGGAAGAAAGACAACAGGGACTGGTAGAATGAGGTACCTTCGCCACGTTGCTGTGAGATTCAAGTTTAACTTCAGAGAAG GTACCGAGGCAGGtccaagaaagaagagagcTTCGTCATCGTCTCAAGCTTCGAGCCTCTGA
- the LOC117633628 gene encoding polyol transporter 5-like, with translation MDVAEIQHQNPKANSEKAGTGMNKYTIVCALLASTNSILLGYDIGVMSGAVLCIKENLKITSTQVEILVGTLNMFSLFGSLASGKTSDYIGRRYTIVLAACTFLIGALLMGLATSYLFLLAGRAVAGIGVGYALMIAPVYTAELSPAMSRGFLTSLPEVFITFGLLVGYIVNYALSGLPPNMNWRLMLGLAAVPAVGIGLGVITMPESPRWLVMKGKLSEAKQVLIRTSASEEEAQLRLEEISKAALALPPSTSPLTAHEDGRGAWKELLVHPSKPIRRMLIAAIGINFFMQASGNDAVVYYCPEVFKAAGIHSRKQLFGVNVIMGLAKTSFVFLSASYLDSFGRRPLLLLGCAGMVISLAGLGLGSKFLEHSSTKPTWAIALCIMAVCTDVSFFSIGLGPITWVYSSEIFPMRLRAQSLSLAISMNRLVSGVVSMTFLTISNKITFGGMFFVFAGIVVVGTVFFYFFLPETKGKTLEQMGALFEDRDTSIANRVRELREM, from the exons ATGGATGTGGCTGAAATTCAACACCAAAATCCCAAGGCCAATTCTGAAAAAGCTGGGACTGGGATGAACAAATACACCATCGTCTGCGCTCTTCTGGCCTCTACAAACTCCATTCTGTTGGGTTATG ATATTGGAGTGATGAGCGGGGCAGTGCTTTGCATCAAAGAGAACCTCAAGATCACATCAACCCAAGTGGAAATCTTGGTAGGAACCCTAAACATGTTCTCTTTATTTGGATCGCTAGCATCCGGGAAAACATCTGATTATATAGGTAGGCGTTACACTATAGTCTTAGCCGCATGCACATTTCTAATAGGTGCACTCCTCATGGGCCTAGCCACATCCTACCTATTCCTCTTGGCCGGACGTGCCGTGGCTGGCATTGGCGTCGGCTACGCCCTCATGATCGCCCCAGTCTACACCGCAGAGCTCTCGCCCGCCATGAGCCGGGGCTTCCTCACCTCCCTCCCTGAGGTGTTCATCACATTTGGCCTGTTAGTTGGTTACATAGTTAATTATGCTTTGTCTGGCCTGCCACCAAACATGAATTGGAGATTAATGCTAGGGTTAGCCGCGGTGCCAGCTGTCGGTATAGGGTTGGGGGTCATAACCATGCCTGAGTCCCCTCGTTGGCTTGTGATGAAAGGCAAATTAAGTGAAGCAAAACAGGTGCTGATCAGAACATCTGCTTCTGAAGAGGAAGCTCAATTGAGGCTCGAGGAGATTAGCAAGGCTGCTTTAGCTTTACCACCTAGCACAAGCCCATTAACGGCCCATGAAGATGGACGAGGGGCATGGAAGGAGCTTTTGGTACATCCTTCTAAGCCCATTCGTCGGATGCTCATTGCTGCCATTGGGATCAACTTCTTCATGCAAGCTTCTGGAAACGACGCCGTCGTGTACTACTGTCCGGAAGTGTTCAAGGCTGCTGGAATTCATAGCAGAAAGCAGCTTTTCGGTGTCAATGTGATAATGGGCCTTGCCAAGACGTCCTTCGTGTTCCTCTCGGCCAGCTACTTGGACAGCTTTGGGAGGCGGCCCCTTTTGCTACTAGGTTGTGCCGGGATGGTGATTTCGTTAGCTGGGCTGGGCCTTGGGTCAAAGTTTCTCGAGCATTCGAGTACCAAGCCAACGTGGGCCATTGCGTTATGTATCATGGCTGTTTGCACCGATGTCTCGTTCTTTTCAATTGGGCTTGGCCCAATAACTTGGGTCTACTCATCGGAGATCTTTCCGATGAGATTACGGGCCCAAAGTTTGAGCCTAGCCATATCAATGAACCGGTTGGTGAGCGGGGTGGTGTCAATGACGTTTCTAACCATTTCTAATAAGATAACATTTGGTGGaatgttttttgtgtttgcgGGAATCGTGGTGGTTGGTACGGTCttcttttacttctttttGCCAGAGACAAAAGGCAAGACCTTAGAACAGATGGGGGCTCTTTTTGAAGATAGAGATACAAGCATTGCCAATAGGGTAAGGGAACTGAGAGAAATGTAG
- the LOC117633632 gene encoding uncharacterized protein LOC117633632: MVKKNPELLPKVEHPELLPKVEPTLAKDVNKKKRKKKNPQKPILIYVDADVNPIIDAQKSIVINQALQKSEIKANPEPVPILTAVKIKKRKRKKSKTTVPVDAAKKVKVDAEPEPILTAVKSKKRKRKKSKTTVPVDAANQVDVAAQVGAAGQEDAAKKVKVDAEPEPILTAVKSKKRKKKKSKTRAPVDAPEPILKAVKSKKSKTKAVKSNKSKTKAVKTNKSKTKAVKTNKSKTTAAKKIDAAKKVDAAKKVEGPKYVEICVICRKKGHLIPTCPELNEKIVPNPNNNTEQKKESGKKGSARPQPPQDVKMRKGQEDRLLVTGCALQVDPMADETYGGKEDKSTVKLKEGQKDRLLVTGCALQADPMADETYDGKEDESTVKLKEGQEDRLLVTGCMLRVDSMADETYGGKEDESTGESFTRKSCKIR, encoded by the exons ATGGtgaaaaaaaacccagaaCTCCTCCCAAAGGTAGAGCACCCCGAACTGCTCCCAAAAGTAGAGCCAACACTCGCAAAAGACgtaaacaagaagaagaggaagaagaagaaccctCAGAAACCAATcttaatctatgttgatgctGATGTAAATCCCATTATTGATGCCCAAAAATCTATTGTAATAAATCAAGCTCTACAGAAGTCAGAAATAAAGGCAAATCCAGAGCCAGTGCCAATACTCACAGCGGTCAAAatcaagaagaggaagagaaagaagagcaAAACCACAGTCCCTGTTGATGCGGCAAAGAAAGTTAAAGTTGATGCGGAGCCAGAGCCAATACTCACAGCAGTCAAAagcaagaagaggaagagaaagaagagcaAAACCACAGTCCCTGTTGATGCGGCAAACCAAGTTGATGTTGCAGCCCAAGTTGGTGCGGCAGGACAAGAAGATGCGGCAAAGAAAGTTAAAGTTGATGCGGAGCCAGAGCCAATACTCACAGCAGTCAAAagcaagaagaggaagaaaaagaagagcaaAACCAGAGCCCCTGTTGATGCGCCAGAGCCAATACTCAAAGCAGTAAAAAGCAAGAAGAGCAAAACCAAAGCAGTAAAAAGCAACAAGAGCAAAACCAAAGCAGTCAAAACCAACAAGAGCAAAACCAAAGCAGTCAAAACCAACAAGAGCAAAACCACAGCGGCAAAGAAAATTGATGCGGCAAAGAAAGTTGATGCGGCAAAGAAAGTTGAAGGGCCAAAATATGTTGAA ATATGTGTGATATGCCGGAAAAAAGGGCATCTCATCCCAACTTGCCCTGAGCTGAACGAAAAGATTGTTCCCAACCCGAACAACAATACTGAACAGAAAAAGGAATCCGGGAAGAAGGGTTCTGCGCGCCCTCAGCCTCCTCAAGATG TGAAAATGAGGAAAGGCCAAGAGGACAGGTTACTCGTTACTGGTTGCGCTCTTCAGGTTGATCCCATGGCAGATGAGACGTATGGTGGTAAAGAAGACAAGTCCACTGTGAAACTGAAAGAGGGCCAAAAGGACAGGTTACTTGTGACTGGTTGCGCTCTTCAGGCTGACCCCATGGCAGATGAGACATACGATGGTAAAGAAGACGAGTCCACTGTGAAACTGAAAGAAGGCCAAGAGGACAGGTTACTTGTGACTGGTTGCATGCTTCGGGTTGATTCCATGGCAGATGAGACATATGGTGGTAAAGAAGACGAGTCCACTGGTGAAAGTTTCACAAGAAAGTCATGTAAAATCAGATAA
- the LOC117633630 gene encoding uncharacterized protein LOC117633630, with protein MVSTSLSILSSTSSFPSHSNAYTDASSTSTSLKVRPFGSSKRSLKFPKASKLAPFKVFGSSSINPIEDGSAEQFLRNNSIADFMRFKRGVDGGTGELQTAVVSYKKRFPWSLLRPFLQVDLVSTIHIADKEYFETLQKELESYDCVLYEMVTSRESLENRRILAATKRLKVKGSRSKGFNILGCIQRQMARFLTLDFQLDCLDYESENWYHADLDFETFQLLQQEKGESFFTFARDMTVRSTKAMIQTATIPEGLGPWRSKLKWAARVLPMPLVGLLIIGGVCADTGSEDSEFPEFEALSRLDFGAAMKVFLAKRLTSEFTQATADVEESSVIIGERNRAAMDALRKAIDGGNNRIAILYGGGHMPDLGRRLQELELIPTQAQWISAWSIRKQDLNSSSLPFLKKMAEVSGWPLNRYQTLALLIFSSVLALDLWFWELFFGTAVNWSYQLASQVSEYIDNSGMSL; from the exons ATGGTCTCAACTTCACTCTCAATTCTCTCATCTACATCCTCGTTTCCCTCCCATTCCAACGCTTACACCGATGCTTCTTCCACTTCTACAAGCCTTAAAGTCAGGCCCTTTGGATCATCCAAACGAAGCCTTAAATTTCCCAAAGCCTCAAAGCTAGCTCCTTTCAAGGTTTTTGGTTCTTCTTCAATCAACCCAATTGAGGATGGCTCGGCTGAGCAGTTTTTACGAAACAATTCGATTGCGGATTTCATGAGGTTCAAAAGGGGCGTTGATGGAGGCACTGGGGAGTTGCAAACTGCGGTTGTTAGCTACAAAAAGAGGTTTCCTTGGTCGCTTTTGAGGCCTTTTCTTCAG GTTGATTTGGTTTCGACAATTCACATCGCGGATAAAGA GTACTTTGAGACCCTGCAAAAGGAACTTGAGTCCTATGATTGTGTCCTTTATGAGATGGTAACAAGCAGGGAAAGTTTAGAGAACAGAAGAATCCTTGCTGCCACAAAAAGACTCAAAGTCAAAGGTTCACGCTCAAAAGGATTTAACATTCTGGGATGCATTCAGAGACAGATGGCTCGATTTCTGACGCTTGATTTCCAATTAGACTGTCTTGATTACGAGTCTGAGAATTGGTACCATGCAGACCTCGACTTCGAGACTTTCCAATTGCTtcag CAAGAAAAAGGTGAAAGCTTCTTCACATTTGCAAGAGACATGACTGTTAGATCCACGAAAGCTATGATTCAAACTGCTACAATCCCAGAAGGCCTTGGTCCTTGGAGATCTAAGCTTAAGTGGGCTGCACGTGTGCTTCCTATGCCACTTGTCGGCCTTCTCATTATTGGAGGTGTCTGTGCAGACACGGGCAGTGAGGACTCAGAATTTCCAGAATTTGAAGCCTTGTCTAGGCTTGATTTTGGTGCAGCAATGAAGGTCTTCTTGGCAAAGAGGCTTACATCCGA ATTCACGCAGGCTACGGCTGATGTAGAAGAGAGCTCTGTGATTATTGGTGAGAGAAACAGAGCCGCCATGGATGCACTCAGAAAAGCAATCGACGGTGGAAATAACAGGATTGCAATACTATACGGAGGGGGTCACATGCCGGATCTCGGTAGGCGATTACAAGAGCTGGAGCTGATCCCTACTCAGGCGCAGTGGATATCTGCGTGGTCCATAAGAAAGCAGGATTTGAATAGCAGTTCCCTTCCATTTCTGAAGAAAATGGCTGAAGTATCAGGTTGGCCTTTGAACCGCTACCAGACTTTGGCGTTGCTCATATTTTCCTCCGTGCTTGCATTGGATCTCTGGTTTTGGGAGCTCTTTTTTGGCACTGCTGTAAACTGGTCCTATCAACTTGCTTCACAGGTTTCTGAATATATTGATAACTCAGGGATGAGTTTGTAG
- the LOC117633636 gene encoding transcription repressor OFP8 yields the protein MENRFKLKLSNMFRSSFGSCRSRNLSDVIQKAVFLPENQQDLPTIEPPKQVARPFPSICRPKCSDPNQPIINNHCVISTKDVMLPRRKIFERCSPFVKPFNPDGQTCPPASPFAALNPFHDHHDKSFRQRKNRDKKKKKKKKKKKTSNAKKNKPSSEFFPFSSSSFESNNYKGWWLSSDDEKREDETDTLFSSKSHSSDSSGSRLRRRPPRNGHSTSRRRASSEVGLLPIQGKVKDSFAVVKKSSDPYNDFRTSMVEMIVEKQIFSAQDLEQLLQCFLSLNSSLHHRVILEVFTEIWEALFSNWGS from the coding sequence ATGGAAAACCGATTCAAGCTCAAGCTTTCTAACATGTTCCGCTCCTCATTTGGCTCCTGCCGATCCCGAAACTTATCGGATGTGATCCAAAAAGCAGTGTTCTTGCCTGAAAACCAGCAAGACTTGCCCACCATTGAGCCTCCTAAGCAGGTGGCTCGACCCTTCCCCTCCATTTGCAGACCCAAATGCTCAGACCCCAACCAACCCATCATCAACAATCACTGTGTCATCTCTACCAAAGATGTCATGCTCCCAAGACGCAAAATTTTTGAACGTTGTTCACCTTTTGTTAAGCCCTTTAACCCTGATGGCCAAACATGCCCTCCAGCCTCACCTTTCGCAGCTTTAAACCCTTTCCACGACCACCATGATAAGAGCTTCAGACAGAGAAAAAACAGagataagaaaaagaagaaaaagaagaagaagaagaagacgagcAATGCTAAGAAGAACAAGCCGAGCAGCGAGTTTTTCCCCTTcagctcttcttcttttgaaagTAATAACTACAAAGGGTGGTGGTTGAGCAGCGATGACGAGAAGAGAGAGGACGAGACAGatactctgttttcttcaaAGAGCCACTCTTCTGATTCATCTGGGTCCCGATTACGACGTCGTCCTCCGCGAAACGGACACAGTACTAGCCGGAGAAGAGCGAGCTCTGAAGTGGGTCTGCTTCCGATACAAGGAAAAGTGAAGGATAGCTTTGCGGTGGTGAAGAAGTCGAGCGATCCGTACAATGACTTCAGGACATCAATGGTGGAAATGATCGTTGAGAAGCAGATATTTTCAGCCCAGGATCTCGAGCAGCTTTTGCAGTGTTTTCTGTCACTGAATTCGTCGCTTCATCATAGAGTTATTCTTGAGGTTTTCACTGAGATTTGGGAAGCTCTGTTCTCTAACTGGGGATCTTGA
- the LOC117633626 gene encoding probable chlorophyll(ide) b reductase NYC1, chloroplastic, with protein sequence MAMVARLHVCPQSLESFNFKDYHRTGPTVIIGSGFRRSGSVLPTGRNGFCLTQCRSFRGEDGRDVVEEKEAESAGKRGNLKGSGIWKSLSSTVLGGFGLRSRNSDEYRKAVAKLEEVCSSAAVQIGRYIVTMMSTGVILAIGFQLSGGDSQLSELVWYSWLGGIIIGTMIGANMVLEEHCRAGPRNVVISGSTRGLGKALAREFLLSGDRVVVTSRSPESVQATVRELEVNLREGMISAGASSKHLAHAKVVGIACDVCEPGDVQKLANFAVSELGNIDIWINNAGANKGFRPLLQFTDEDIKQIVSTNLVGSILCTREAMRVMINQPKGGHIFNMDGAGSGGSSTPLTAVYGSTKCGLRQLQSSLLKECKRSKVGVHTASPGMVLTDLLLSGSSLKNKQMFNFICELPETVARTLVPRMRVVKGSGKAINYLTPPRILLALVTAWLRRGRWFDDQGKALYAAEADRLRNWAENRTRFYFTDAMEMYTENTWVSVFSLSVVCAFIIISSTSSNFPGT encoded by the exons ATGGCCATGGTTGCAAGGCTTCACGTATGCCCACAGAGCTTGGAGTCCTTCAACTTCAAAGACTACCACAGAACCGGCCCAACGGTCATCATCGGGTCGGGTTTTCGGCGCTCCGGTTCGGTACTGCCCACGGGGCGTAATGGGTTTTGCTTGACGCAGTGCAGGTCGTTTAGGGGTGAGGATGGACGGGACGTGGTGGAAGAGAAAGAGGCCGAAAGTGCGGGAAAGCGTGGGAATTTGAAGGGaagtggaatttggaaatCTTTGAGTTCTACTGTTTTGGGAGGTTTTGGTTTGCGTTCCAGAAATTCTGATGAATACAGGAAAGCTGTGGCCAAGTTGGAGGAGGTCTGTTCCTCG GCTGCCGTACAAATTGGAAGATATATTGTGACCATGATGAGCACTGGGGTTATACTAGCAATTGGGTTTCAGTTGTCAG GTGGAGACAGTCAGTTGAGTGAGCTAGTTTGGTATAGCTGGCTCGGAGGAATTATTATTGGAACGATGATAGGAGCTAACATGGTTTTAGAGGAACACTGTCGAGCTGGTCCAAGAAATGTTGTAATTAGTGGAAG TACAAGGGGACTTGGAAAAGCACTTGCTCGtgaatttcttctttctgGAGATCGTGTGGTTGTCACTTCTCGAAG CCCTGAGTCTGTACAAGCAACTGTCAGAGAGCTCGAGGTAAACCTACGGGAAGGTATGATCAGTGCTGGTGCCTCCTCTAAGCACCTGGCACATGCAAAAGTGGTTGGCATAGCATGTGATGTTTGTGAACCTGGCGATGTGCAGAAACTGGCAAATTTTGCTGTTAGTGAACTCGGTAATATTGACATTTGG ATAAACAATGCTGGCGCAAATAAAGGATTTAGACCCTTGCTTCAGTTTACTGACGAAGACATTAAACAG ATTGTCTCGACAAACCTGGTTGGGTCTATACTCTGCACTCGAGAAGCTATGCGTGTAATGATAAATCAGCCTAAGGGTGGGCACATATTTAATATGGACGGGGCAGGCTCTGGGGGGTCAAGTACCCCTTTGACAGCTGT CTATGGGTCGACGAAGTGTGGTCTTAGACAGCTTCAATCATCACTTTTAAAGGAGTGCAAGCGGTCTAAAGTAGGAGTGCACACAGCATCTCCAGGCATGGTTCTTACAGATCTGCTTCTCAG TGGCTcttctttgaaaaataaacaaatgttTAACTTCATATGCGAGCTTCCTGAAACAGTAGCTAGAACTTTAGTTCCACGGATGCGGGTTGTAAAGGGATCGGGGAAGGCCATCAATTACTTGACACCACCTAGGATTTTACTTGCTTTAGTAACTGCATGGCTTCGACGTGGTCGATGGTTTGATGACCAG GGCAAGGCATTATATGCAGCAGAAGCAGACCGACTTCGGAACTGGGCTGAAAACCGCACGCGTTTTTACTTTACGGATGCAATGGAGATGTACACAGAGAACACTTGGGTGTCTGTCTTCTCACTCTCTGTTGTTTGTGCATTCATAATTATTTCTAGCACGAGCAGCAACTTTCCTGGTACTTAA
- the LOC117633625 gene encoding probable polyol transporter 6, with amino-acid sequence MEPSNKDHHYHLLAAADSESESPFSADTQLKSDSKRQPTWPVLATGASDHPPEKLKATQPSLNKYALAGALLASTNSVLLGYDIGVMSGAALFIREDLNISTTQVEILVGSLNVCSLIGSLASGKTSDWIGRRYTIVLAAATFLIGALLMGLAPSFPFLIAGRVVAGIGVGYSLMIAPVYVAELSPALTRGFLSSLPEVFINGGILLGYISNYALSGMPQNINWRLMLGLAAFPAIAVALAVLAMPESPRWLVMKGRLDEAKQVLMRTSETKEEAELRLKEIAKAASSLLITSTPAAGTSLSSNWHGQGVWRELLLRPTRPIRRILIAAIGVNFFMQASGNEAVVYYSPEVFREAGIHNKKHLVGVTILMGIAKTSFVLVSALFLDRFGRRPLLLLGSIGMAISLACLGFGSKFLEFSGDKPDWAIGLCVVAVCSAASFFSIGLGPITWVYSSEIFPMRLRAQGSSLAIGVNRLVSGLVAMTFLSISREITFGGMFFALAGIMVVGTVFFYFFLPETKGKSLEEIGVLFEDQVHEEEDEENHKMLLC; translated from the exons ATGGAGCCAAGCAACAAGGACCACCATTATCACTTACTTGCTGCTGCTGATTCAGAGTCTGAATCCCCATTTTCTGCAGATACCCAACTGAAAAGTGACAGTAAAAGACAACCAACATGGCCTGTGCTGGCCACCGGAGCTTCTGATCATCcaccggaaaaactcaaagcTACACAGCCCAGTCTCAACAAATATGCTCTTGCTGGTGCTTTGTTGGCTTCCACCAACTCTGTTCTCTTGGGTTATG ATATTGGGGTGATGAGTGGTGCTGCTCTTTTCATCAGGGAGGACCTTAAtatctcaacaacccaagtagaAATCTTGGTTGGTTCTCTGAATGTATGTTCTTTGATTGGATCACTTGCCTCAGGCAAGACTTCAGATTGGATTGGCAGGCGTTACACTATAGTCCTGGCAGCAGCAACATTTCTAATAGGTGCACTTCTAATGGGACTCGCACCATCCTTCCCTTTCCTCATAGCTGGTAGGGTTGTGGCTGGGATTGGAGTTGGCTACTCTCTCATGATTGCCCCAGTCTATGTGGCTGAGCTCTCGCCGGCTCTCACCCGGGGCTTCCTCAGCTCTCTCCCTGAGGTGTTCATCAATGGAGGAATTCTACTTGGCTACATCTCCAACTACGCTTTATCGGGCATGCCGCAAAACATAAACTGGAGACTTATGCTTGGCCTTGCAGCATTCCCTGCTATTGCTGTTGCATTGGCTGTGTTGGCAATGCCAGAGTCACCTAG GTGGTTGGTCATGAAAGGCCGGTTAGATGAAGCAAAGCAGGTTTTGATGAGAACATCTGAAACCAAAGAGGAAGCTGAATTGAGACTCAAAGAGATAGCAAAAGCTGCGTCCTCATTGTTGATCACTAGTACCCCAGCAGCAGGCACTTCATTAAGCAGCAACTGGCATGGACAAGGGGTTTGGAGAGAGTTACTATTGAGGCCCACTAGGCCCATCCGCCGCATTCTAATCGCTGCCATTGGCGTCAACTTCTTCATGCAGGCCTCCGGCAATGAAGCCGTTGTGTACTACAGCCCGGAGGTCTTCAGGGAGGCCGGAATTCACAACAAGAAACATCTTGTGGGTGTCACAATCCTCATGGGCATAGCCAAGACTTCCTTTGTTCTAGTATCAGCTCTGTTCTTGGACAGGTTTGGAAGGCGGCCACTTCTGTTGTTGGGCTCTATTGGCATGGCAATCTCATTGGCTTGTTTAGGCTTTGGTTCAAAGTTTCTTGAGTTTTCAGGTGACAAACCAGATTGGGCAATTGGGTTGTGTGTGGTGGCTGTTTGCTCTGCAGCTTCATTCTTTTCTATTGGGCTTGGGCCCATCACATGGGTATATTCGTCAGAAATATTTCCGATGAGGCTGAGGGCTCAAGGTTCAAGCTTGGCCATTGGGGTGAACAGATTGGTGAGTGGGTTGGTGGCCATGACATTTCTAAGCATTTCTAGGGAGATAACATTTGGAGGAATgttttttgctcttgcaggaatAATGGTGGTGGGCACAGTTttcttttacttctttttGCCAGAAACCAAAGGGAAGAGCTTAGAAGAAATTGGGGTTCTATTTGAGGATCAAGTCCATGAGGAAGAGGACGAGGAGAACCATAAAATGCTTCTTTGTTAG